The genomic segment CGGGAACGATTCGCCGGACATCGCCGTGCGTGCCGGCCATCGTCGTCGTACAGGCCCGGCACTCCCCGCACCCCGGCGTGCCCTCCGACGTGCACTGAAGGGCCGCCGCGAAGCACTGCGCGGCGACCGAACGCCCCGATCCGGGCGGGCCGGTGATCAGCCAGGCATGTGTCATGGTGCCGGTGGCCGCGACATCGTGAGCGGAATCACCCCGGGCCGCCCGTGCGGCCCCCACCAACTCCGCTTCCACGGCGCTTTGGCCGACCAGGCGCGTGAAAACTCCGGACATCGCCTCAAACACTAGTGCTCAGCAACGACACAACCGCCGCCCACCGGGTTCTAGAGGTGCTGATCGGTCGCTCTGTACCGATACGGTGGGATCGTGACCACCGCGCAGCTCAGCCCGGGGCGAATCAATGGATTCGTCCGCTGGGTCGCGCGCACGCCGTGGCCGGTGTTTTCCCTGGGCATGCTGCAGGCCGACATCATCGGCGCACTGCTGGTGCTGGGCTTCCTGCGGTTCGGGCTGCCGCCGTCGGATCGGGTCATGCTGCAGGACCTGCCGACGCTCAACCTGGTCATTTTTCTGAGCTACCTGTTCATCTCGTTCGCGGTCGGCGCGTTCGTCAGCCTCAAGCTGCTCGTTCCGGTGTTCCGCTGGCAACGCCGCGACGCGCTGCTGGCCGAGGACGACCCGGCCGTCACAGAGCAGGCCCGGTTGCGGGCGCTGCGCATGCCGGTCTACCGCTCGGTGATCAGCATGACGAACTGGGTGTTGGGCGCGGTGGTGTTCATCGCCGCCAGCTGGCCGGTGGCCAGCCATGCCGCGCCCGTGCTGGCGGTCTCCACGCTGCTGGGCGCCACGGCCACCACGATCATCGGCTACCTGCAGTCCGAGCGGGTGCTGCGCCCGGTGGCGGTCGCCGCGCTGCGTGGCGGGGTGCCGGAGAAGTTCCACCGCCCCGGCGTCATCCAGCGGCTGGTGCTGACCTGGCTGTTGTCCACCGGGGTGCCGCTGCTGGCGATCGTGCTGTCGGTGGTGGCCAGCAAGTTCTCGCTGCTGGCGGCGTCGGCCGACGCCCTGTTCACGCCGATCCTGCTGATGGCGGTGGCCGCGCTGGTGGTCGGGATGGCCGGCAATGTGCTCTCGGCGATGTCGATCGCCGATCCGCTGCGCCAGCTCCGCTGGGCGCTCGGTGAGGTCCAGCGCGGCAACTACAACGCCCACATGCAGATCTACGACGCCAGTGAACTGGGCCTGCTGCAGGCCGGCTTCAACGATATGGTCCGTGACCTGAGCGAACGGCAGCGGCTGCGCGACCTGTTCGGCCGCTACGTCGGCGAGGACGTCGCCCGGCGCGCCTTGGAGCGGGGCACCGAGCTCGGCGGCCAGGAACGCGATGTCGCGGTGCTGTTCGTCGATCTGGTCGGCTCGACCCAGCTGGCCGCGTCGCGACCGCCCAGCGAGGTGGTGAGCATGCTCAACGAGTTCTTCCGGGTGGTCGTCGAGACGGTCAAGAAGCACGGCGGTTTCGTCAACAAGTTCCAGGGTGATGCGGCGCTGTGCATCTTTGGCGCACCCATCGAACATCCCGATGCCTCCGGTGCGGCGTTGGCCGCGTCGCGGGAACTGCACGACGAGCTGGTCGGGGTGCTGGGCCAGACCGAATTCGGGATCGGCGTCTCGGCCGGGCGCGCGATCGCCGGGCACATCGGTGCGCAGGCCCGCTTCGAGTACACCGTGATCGGCGACCCGGTCAACGAGGCCGCCCGGCTGACCGAGCTGGCCAAGTTGGAGAACGGCCACGTGCTGGCGTCGGCGATCGCGGTCAGTGGTGCGCTGGACGCCGAGGCGCTCTGCTGGAACGTCGGCGAGATCGTTGAACTGCGCGGCCGGCGGGCGCCGACGCAACTGGCCCGTCCAGTGAACCTGCTCTTGCCCAGCGAAACCGCTTCTCGCTGAGGCAGTTACGCCTTCTTTGCGGCCTTCTTGGCCGGCGCCTTGCGCGTCGTCTTTTTCGCGGCGGCCTTCTTCTTCACCGGACCGCGGGCACGCCGGTCGGCGAGCAGCTCCGAGGCCCGCTCGTCGGTGATGCTCATGACGTCGTCGCCCTTGCGCAGGCTCGCGTTGGTCTCGCCGTCGGTGACGTACGGACCGAAGCGGCCGTCCTTGATCACCATCGGCTGGCCCGACGCCGGATCCGTGCCCAGTTCGCGCAGTGGCGGAGCCGCAGCGCCTTGGCGGCCACGACGTTTGGGCTCGGCATAGATCTTCAACGCCTCTTCGAGGGTGATCTCGAAGATCTGGTCCTCGGTGGCCAGCGAACGAGAGTCGGTGCCGCGCTTGAGGTATGGGCCGTAGCGGCCATTCTGCGCGGTGATCTCCTCGCCGTTGGCGGGATCCACGCCGACCACGCGAGGGAGCGAGAGCAGCTTGAGCGCATCCTCGAGCGTGATGGTCTGCAGATCCATCGACCGCAGCAGTGAACCGGTGCGCGGCTTGGGGCCGGTCGGCTTCTTGCCCTTCTTGGCGGTGACGCCCGGATCGTCGTCCGGCGGCGGGGGCAGCACCTCGGTGACGTACGGCCCGTAACGCCCGTCCTTGGCGACGATCTCGTGCCCGGACTCCGGATCGACGCCGAGCACGCGGCCCTCTTGCGGTGTGGCGAAAAGGTTTTCGGCCAGCTCGAGGGTCAGCTCGTCGGGCGTGATCTCGTCGTTGAGGTTGGCGCGCTGCGGCTTGGGTTCGCCGTCCTCACCGGTGATCATCCGCTCCAGGTACGGGCCGTTCTTGCCGACCCGGACCACGATCGGCCGGCCTTCCTCGTCGTCAAAGAGCTTGATGGAGTTGACTTCTCGGGCATCGATGCCTTCGAGGTTTACACCCACCAGCTTCTTGAGGCCACCGGCGCGGGCGATCGAGTCCGCCACCCCGTGATCGCCACCGAAGTAGAAGTTGGTCAGCCAGTTGGTGCGCCGCTCCTGGCCGGTGGCGATCTCGTCGAGCTCGTCTTCCATGGCAGCGGTGAAGTCGTAATCCACCAGGCGGCCGAAGTGCTGTTCGAGCAGACCGGTCACCGCGAACGCCACCCAGGACGGCACCAGCGCGCTGCCCTTCTTGTGGACGTACCCGCGGTCCTGGATCGTCTTGATGATCGAGGAATACGTTGAGGGACGGCCGATTCCGAGATCCTCGAGCGCCTTGATCAGCGATGCCTCGGTGTAGCGGGCCGGCGGGTTGGTGTTGTGGCCGTCGGCGGTCAGGCCGGTGGCGTCCACCCGCTGGCCCTGCCGCAGCTGCGGCAACCGGCTCTCGGCGTCGTCGGCTTCACCGCCGGCCAGCTCGTCGACGGTCTCGACGTAGGCCTTGAGGAAGCCGGCGAAGGTGATCGTGCGACCGCTGGCAGCGAAGGTGACTTCGCGTCCGTCGGAAGAGGTTCCGTTGATGCGCAGGCTCAGCGTCGTGCCGCGGGCGTCGGCCATCTGCGAGGCGACGGTGCGCTGCCAGATCAGCTCGTAGAGCCGGAACTCGTCGTTGTCGAGTTCGCGGTGCAGCGCCCCGGGGGTGGCGAAGGTGTCGCCGGCAGGCCGGATGGCCTCGTGCGCCTCCTGGGCGTTCTTGACCTTGCGGGTGTACTGCCGTGGCGAAGGGTGCACGTACTCGTCGCCATAGAGCTGACGGGCCTGAGTGCGCGCGGCGTTGATGGCCGACTCCGACAGCGTGGTCGAGTCGGTACGCATGTAGGTGATGTAGCCGTTCTCGTACAGCCGCTGCGCGATGCTCATCGTGCGCTCCGAGGAGAACCGCAGCTTGCGGCCCGCCTCCTGCTGCAGCGTGGACGTCATGAACGGCGGATACGGCTTGCGGGTGTAGGGCTTCTCCTCCACCGACGCCACGGACAGGCTGGAGCCCCGCAAACCGGTGGCCAGCGAGCCGGCAGCGGCCTCGTCGAGCACCACTACTTCGTCGGGCTTGCGGACCACGCCCAGCGAGTCGAAGTCACGGCCCGTGGCGACCCGCTTGCTGTCGACGTTGACCAGCCTCGCGGTGAACCGCGGCGGTGCGGCGTTGGGATCCGAGACGGACGCGTCGAGTTCGGCGATCACGTCCCAGTACGAGGCGCTGCGGAAGGCCATCCGGTCGCGTTCGCGCTGCACGATGATGCGGGTGGCCACGGACTGCACCCGGCCCGCCGACAGCTTCGGGGCGACCTTCTTCCACAGCACGGGGCTGACCTCGTAGCCGTAGAGGCGGTCCAGGATGCGCCGGGTCTCCTGCGCATCGACCAGGTCGGTGTCCAGGTCGCGGGGGTGTTCGGCAGCCGCACGGATGGCGGGTTCGGTGATCTCGTGGAACACCATCCGCTTGACCGGGACGCGGGGCTTCAACGTCTCCAGCAGGTGCCAGGCGATGGCCTCACCCTCGCGGTCACCGTCGGTGGCGAGGTAGAGCTCGTCGACATCCTTGAGCAGGCCCTTGAGCTCGGTGACCGTGCTCTTCTTGTCCGGGCTGATGATGTAGAGCGGCTCGAAATTGTCCTCGACGTTGACGCCTAGCCGCGCCCACGGCTCCGTTTTGTACTTGGCGGGCACGTCGGCGGCGTTGCGCGGCAGGTCACGGATGTGACCGCGGGACGACTCGACGATGTAATTGGAGCCCAGGTAACCCGCGATCTTGCGCGCCTTGGTGGGCGACTCGACGATGACGAGCCGCCGAACGTTGCCGTTCCGGTTACCGCTGCCGCGGTCGTCGTCAGCCAACTGCCCTTACGCTCCACTTCTGTCTTCCCCACAGGTACCCCCAACCCGCGGGCACCTGACAATTTCGCACTCCGAAGGTGTCAACGCAAACCGACCCTCGCAGCGCAATCTCTCAGATCCGGGGCCACGCTGACAACGCTTCGAGCTGATTTGGTGGTTCCCCCACGTTCTCTACCAGGCGTGATAGCCGCCGACGGCCACTGATTCGAAGGGCCGGCCGGGCGCCTCGGGTGCCGATCAGCGTCGGTGCGATCCCCACCCGCATCAACGCCGACGCGAGCGGCGAATGCGTATCGGGGGCGTGCGGGTCCAGTCCCAGCAGATAACGATCGGGCTCCGGGCTGCCGGCCGCCAGCGTCCAGGCGCGCAGCTCACGCGCTCCGGGCAGCCATTGCGGCGGCACCGTCTTGACGGCTCCCCTGGTCCAGGCGGCGGCGATGCCCGACAGCCGGGCGTCCACCGCGGTGCGCACCAGCGGGTTGTTCTCGTCGGTGCGGGTGATCTCGGCCTCTAGGCCGGTCTCACTGATCATCTCCGCCAGCGCCTCGGCCCGCCACAGATCGTCGACCACCACCGACAGCCTGGCCCCGGCGCCGACGACGACCACCTGTCCGGTTGTCGCAAGCAACCCGGTGAGGTCGGCGACCGCGGGCGGCACCGACTCAGCCGAGAAGAAGGACAGCTGACTCACGAGTCGACAGTAAGGCAGTAGGAGACGAGCGGGACGCAGCCGAGCCCTCGGGCTGGCGACGGGCGTGGCGGCCGCTCAGTGCGGCAGCCACAGACGAAAGCACCCCCGGCGAGACCCGTCACCGGGACGCTCGGGGGTGTTTCGTGATGTCGTTGTTGATCAGATGGAGCGCACGCCAGTGGCCTGCGGTCCCTTGGGGCTCTGACCGACCTCGAACTCGACCCTTTGGTTCTCCTCAAGGGTGCGGAAGCCCGACCCCTGAATTTCCGTGTAGTGGACGAACACGTCGGCAGAGCCGTCCTCGGGTGCAATGAACCCGAAACCCTTCTCGGCGTTGAACCACTTCACAGTTCCCTGTGGCATCTTTCGTACTTTCCTTCTCTTCCAACCGGGAGCGGCCGACCGAGTTTTCGGCAGACCGGGCCCGTTCCGACCGCCATCCTTCGTGGAGTCGTCGGAACTCACCCGACCTACAGACCCTCGCAGGAACCGCGATCGCAACGTCGATCCTGCGAGTGTTGACACACGAACACAGAAGCTGCGACCGCCCATATCCAATCACGTCCAGAGCTGTTGCGACAGTCTCAGTGCTACTAACTGATGAACAATTCGATACAGGGATGTACATCTCTTTTAGAAAGGGCTGATTTCAAATGGTGAGTTTCGGCAGCGAGCTGCTTAACGCGGCCGTCGCGGGCGCCGAATCATCGCCGGAAGCGCTGCGTCACGTCGCCGAACTACCCGCCCGCCAAGCCCACGGCATGGACTGGCCTGCCTGGGCTGATCCAGATGTGCTCCGCGCATTCGGAGATCACGGAATCGAGCTGCCGTGGTCGCATCAGGTGCGCGCCGCCGACCTCGCCCACTCTCGCCAGCATGTCGTCATCAGCACCGGTACCGCATCGGGCAAGTCGCTGGCGTTCCAATTACCGATCATGGATGTGCTGGCGCGTGATCCGCGCGCCAGGGCGCTTTATTTGTCGCCCACCAAAGCGCTCGGCCACGACCAATTACGGACCGCACATTCTTTGACCACAGCGGTGCCCGCGCTCGCCGATGTCGCACCGACCTCCTACGACGGCGACACCCCGGTCGAGGTACGCAGATTCGCCCGGGAACGGTCACGATGGCTGTTCTCCAATCCCGACATGATCCATCTGTCGTTGCTGCGCAACCACGCTCGCTGGGCGGTGTTCCTGCGCGGGTTGCGCTACATCGTCGTCGACGAATGTCATTACTACCGAGGCATTTTCGGTTCGAACGTGGCCATGGTTCTGCGTCGGCTGCTGCGGTTGTGCGAACGCTACGCGCCGGCATCGGAACCGGGTCCGACGGTCATCTTCGCCAGCGCGACCACCGCGGCACCCGGTGAGACCGCCGCCGAACTGATCGGGCAGACCGTGACGGAGGTGACCGAGGACGGGTCGCCGCACGGCGCGCGGACCGTCGCCCTGTGGGAGCCCGAACTGCGCACCGATCTGTTGGGGGAAAACGGTGCGCCGGTGCGACGTTCAGCCGGCGCCGAGGCCGCTCGGATGATGGCCGATCTGGTTGCTGAAGGCGCGCGAACGCTGACCTTCGTACGGTCGCGGCGCGGGGCGGAGCTCACTGCTCTGGGAGCACGGGGCCGCCTCGAGGACATCGCCCCGCACCTGATCGACACGGTGGCGTCCTACCGGTCGGGTTACCTCGCCGAGGACCGCCGGGAGTTGGAACGCGCCCTGTCCGAAGGGGAATTACGGGGGGTGGCCACCACGAATGCACTCGAGCTGGGCATTGACATCGCCGGGCTGGATGCGGTTCTGCTGGCGGGCTTTCCGGGCACCGTGGCGTCGTTTTGGCAGCAGGCCGGCCGGTCAGGGCGGCGTGGCCAGGGTGCGCTGGTGATTCTCGTCGCGCGCGACGACCCCTTGGACACCTATCTTGTGCACCACCCGGAGGCGTTGCTGGACAAGCCGGTAGAACGGGTGGTCATCGATCCGACAAACCCGTATGTGGTCGGCCCGCAACTGTTGTGCGCGGCAACGGAGATGCCGTTGGAGGAGGCGGAGGTCCGGCGCTGGGAGGCCGAGCCGGTGGCCGCTGAACTCGTCGACGACGGATTGTTGCGCCGCCGTGGCGGCAAGTACTTCCCCGCCGCCGGGCTGGACCCGCACCCGGCGGTGGACATCCGCGGCTCGGCCGGCGGGACCATCGCGATCGTCGAAACAGAGACCGGGCGGATGCTGGGCAGTGCCGACGCGGGGCAGGCGCCGGCCGCCGTTCACCCGGGTGCGGTGTATCTCCATCAGGGCGAGAGCTATCTCGTCGACTCGTTGAGTTTTTCCGACGGGGTGGCGTTCGTGCACGCCGAGGATCCCGGCTACACCACCTTCGCCAGGGAGATCACCGACATCACGGTGACCGGAACGGGCGAGCGCGTGCATTACGACGCGGTGACGCTGGGCCTGGTTCCGGTGTCGGTGACGCACCGGGTGATCGGTTACTTGCGCCGCCGGTTATCCGGGGAGGTCATCGATTTCGTCGAACTCGACATGCCCGAGCACTGCCTGCCGACCACTGCGGTGATGTACACGATCACACCGGAAGCGTTGGCGGACAGCGGGATCGAACAGCTGCGGATACCCGGATCCCTGCATGCGGCCGAGCACGCGGCGATCGGCCTGCTGCCGCTGGTGGCCAGCTGCGATCGCGGTGACATCGGCGGTGTATCGACCGCCGTCGGTGCCGACGGTCTGCCCACGGTGTTCGTCTACGACGGGCATCCTGGTGGAGCGGGTTTCGCCGAGCGCGGCTATCGTCTGGCCAGCACGTGGCTGGGCGCCACCGCGGCGGCGATCGAAGCATGCGAATGTCCGCAGGGCTGCCCGTCGTGTGTGCAGTCACCCAAGTGCGGCAACGGGAATGACCCGTTGGACAAGTCCGGCGCGGTTGCGGTCCTCAAGCTGGTTCTCGCGCAGCTGGCTGCCGGCGGTGCCTGACCGGCGTGCCGACCGACCCCTCGAACAGTCGACACCCACGATGCAAGCACGCGCCGACGTGCTGGCTCCGTGCCCCACACTGCTGGAGGCGTTCCGGAAGCCTGACATCATTGCGCGCGGTGAACGGTCGGACAACGCGATCCGTTCCCAAATGTCGGGCGTAGGCGAAAAATAACCGAAGTGCCATTGCGGCCGCAAGCAAATGGACATCGCGGCGGTTTGCCGGACCAATTCCTTGGTTTCCACCTGGGGATTCCCCTGTTCGATCCCAAGCTCGCCCCAAGGCGGCGTCGTTAAAATGCCACCATGACCCCCGATTGGCTGCTGGTGGAGACACTCGGCACCGAACCGGTGGTGGTCGCGCAGGGCCGCCAGATGAAGAACCTGGTTCCGCTGGCCATCTACTTGCGACGCAACCCGCATCTGGCCGCGATCCAGACCGCCATCGCCGAGACCGTGGCGACCGGCAACAGCCTGGCCAGCATCACCCCGAAGAGCGATCGTGTGATCCGCACCGAACCGGTCCAGATGTCCGACGGCCGGATGCACGGTGTGCACGTGTGGATCGGGCCCGCCGACGCCGAACCGCCGGAGCGGCCGATACCCGGTCCGTTGAAATGGGATATGACCCTCGGGATCGCGACCGACACCGTCGAGTCACTGGTCAACGCCGGGATGGATCCCACCAAGGAGCCGACCCACGGCCGGGCATTCGCCGAGGACCTGCCGTCGCGCAGTTTCAACCGGGACGAGGCCAAGGTCCTGGCGCTCGCCATCGATGCCGCACCCGGCCGGACCTATTGCACGACATGGACTTTCACCGACAGCAACGGCGAGACCATCCGGGCGGGATTCGTGGCGCGTACCGCGTTGGAGATGACGGAGGACGCCACGGAGCATCTGATCGCCCGCGCGATGAACCTCCGGTGCGACCTCGACGAGGGATCGCTGCCGCCCGACCATCTGGCGCAACGGATCCTCGACGGGCTCTCCCAGCCTGGTGTGCACCGCGCGCTGGTCGACCTCGGCACCTGGAAGCTCCTGAAGTGGCTCGACGATCCGTGCCCCTATTACGACTGGCGCCAGAGCGTTCAGTTCCACCCCGACGACCGCGACGAGCTGATCCCGATGGCGGAGGAGTTCCGGACCGGTACCACCAGTCGGGTGTTGCGGCTGCCCGGCGTCGACGGCGGCTGGGTCCCGATGCACGTGACGGTCAACCGCGTCGAGGTCGACAAGAGCATCTTCGCCGGGCTGATCACCCTGCGGCTGCCCACCGCGGCCGAACTCGCCGCCGCCCGCCTGACCGTCAAGGGCACCTCCACCGCCTAGCGTGCCTCGCCCGGTCCTGCCCGCGCCGCCGCGTGGGCCTGCCCGCCGAGGAGCCGACCCGTCGCCACGTCGACCTCGACCACGATGTCGAGCCCGTTGACCTCGCACCCGCTCAGCGCCGCGCCCATGGCGCGGCTCACCGCGGCTGCCTGCCGGCATGCGGTCTCGGCTCCGCTGGGCAGCCACATGGCTGCGGCCAGCGCAGCCATGTCGGCACCGGCCTGCGCCCGATGCCGTGCCACCACGGCACTCCCGATCTGGATACCAGCCAGGGTGATGGCCACGAGCGTGGTGATCAGCAGCGCCGCCAGCACGGTCGCGACGCCGTGCTCGTCACGAGCCAGGCTCCGCGGCGGCGATCGCGTCGGCGGTGATGACGACGCCGGGCAGTAGCCGGGACCGGCCGCTGACCGTCGCGATGACGAATCCGCCGTCACGACGCAAGTGCAGAGCCGCGCCCACAGGCCCGACCCCGCGGGCTGCGACGCCGGCAGCCGCCTCGTCGCCGCGTGCCGCCAGGCGGGCCGCCTCCCTGGCGGCGTCGATACAGCGCACCTGCATCGCGACCGCGGTGAGGCCTGCGGCGCACAGGACCAGGACCACCACCAGCGCAGCGATGGCCAGGGCCGCCTCGACCGTGGCGAAACCGCCGTCACCGGTTAGACCTTCGTGTTGAGCGCGCGGTTGATGATGTTGGTCAACGCGCCGACGATCGAGTCGCCGGTGACCACGCTGTAGAGGATCGCGCCGAAGGCCGCGGCAGCTATCGTCCCGATTGCGTATTCGACCGTCGACATCCCGGCATCGTCGACGGCCGCCACCACCAGCCGCGCCTTGATCTGCTGAAACACGTTGTCGCGCAATTGCTTTTCTCCTTCACAGTAATCCCGATGTGAACACATCACCGGCCAGCCCAGCCACTACCGGCACGATGCCGAGGCAGACGAAGGCAGGCAGGAAGCACAGCCCCAGCGGACCGGCGATCAACACCGAGGCGCGTTCGGCGGCGGCCGACGCGGCATGTCCGGCGTCCTGTCGTGACTGCTCGGCGAGCTCGGCGACACCTTGTGCCAGAGCACTTCCCGACGACGCCGACCGGCGCGCCAGCCTGGCCAGCGCGTGGCTGTCCTCACCGGGCTGCGCGGACCACGCGGCATCCGGGTCGGCACCGAGTGCCAACAGGTCGGCGGCGCGGCGCAAGACCGCGGCGAGGCGATCTGGAGCCGAGGGCGCTGTCGCGGCGGCCGCAGCCGACACCGACATACCGCCCGACAGGCATGCCGCGAACACGTCGAGCGCCGACGCGGTCGCGAGCGGGTCACTGTGCGCACCGCTACTGCGGACCGGCACGGAACGCGTCGGGCGCAGACCTAGGCGCCGCCGCACGGCATATGGGCCTGGCGCGAAAAGTAGTGCGGCGGACAGCAACACCGCGGCGGCGGTCATGCCAGCAGCCGATCGGTGATGCGGTCGGCCCACACCAGACCGACGCACACCAGCGTTGTGCCCACGACCAGGAGCCAGCCGCCTAAGCCGCCGCCAAGAAGGAATCCGACGGGATGTGCACCGACCAGCTCGCCGAGGAACACACCCAGCAGTGGCAGGCCTGCCAGGATCGCCGCGGTGGCGCGCGCCCCGGCCAGACCGGCCTCGACTCGGGCGGTGAAGCGCTGCCGCTCGACGATGTCGCGCTGCGCGGTGCGGATCAGCGCCGCCATCGCCAACCCGTGGTCGGCCGCGAGCTGCCAGCACACCGCGAGCCGCTCCCACTGGGCCGGAATCGACGTCGACGTGGCCAACGCCCGCAGTCCGGCTCCGACATCGGCCCCCAGCCCGGCCCGGGCCGCGACCGCACGCAGCGCGGTGCCGATTGCACCGGCGGATTCAGATGCGGCGATGGTGAAGGCGCGCACCGGATGCGCACCCACCCGCAGCTCGCCGGCCAGCGTCTCCAGCGCGGCCGCCAGGGTCTGTCCGGCATGATGGCGGTCGCGGCTCCGAAGCCGGCGACGCCGCCGGGCGATCAGCGTGACGCCCAGTACCGAAGCCGCGAGCAGCGCCGCCGGCGGCAGCGCGACAGCGGCCACCACCAGACCCGCCAGCATGGCGGGCGTCCGCGTGCTGAACCGCGGTGCAGCCAGTCCCAGCCGCACGAGCGGTGGGGGCGGCGCGGCGAGCACAGCAAGCCCCAAAAGAATTGCAGCCAAGGCGATTCCGGTCATCCTCGTCGCCCGTCGATCAACGCCCCCAACTGCTGCCGACCGTCCTGCCACCCGTGGTCGGCATGCCAGGCCGTCACCGCAGACACGCCGCCGCCGTCCGCGCGGCACAGCACGGCGATTTCGCTGAGCCGGCGCGTGCCGTCGCGGCGGCGACTCACGTGCACCACCACCTGGACGGCCGCGGCCAGCTGACTATGCAAGGCCGAGCGATCCAGGCCGCCGAGCGCGGCGAGTGCCTCCAGCCGAGCCGGCACCTCGGCGGGGTTGTTGGCGTGCACTGTCCCGGCACCGCCGTCGTGTCCGGTGTTGAGCGCGGTCAGCAGGTCGACGACCTCGGCGCCGCGCACCTCCCCGACGACGATCCGGTCGGGTCGCATCCGCAGGGCCTGACGAACCAGTTGTCGCATCGTGACCTCACCGGCGCCTTCTACGTTGGCGGCGCGGGCCACCAACCGCACCAGGTGCGGGTGCCTCGGTGCGAGCTCGGGAGCGTCCTCGACGCA from the Mycolicibacterium crocinum genome contains:
- a CDS encoding type II secretion system F family protein; amino-acid sequence: MTGIALAAILLGLAVLAAPPPPLVRLGLAAPRFSTRTPAMLAGLVVAAVALPPAALLAASVLGVTLIARRRRRLRSRDRHHAGQTLAAALETLAGELRVGAHPVRAFTIAASESAGAIGTALRAVAARAGLGADVGAGLRALATSTSIPAQWERLAVCWQLAADHGLAMAALIRTAQRDIVERQRFTARVEAGLAGARATAAILAGLPLLGVFLGELVGAHPVGFLLGGGLGGWLLVVGTTLVCVGLVWADRITDRLLA
- a CDS encoding type II secretion system F family protein; protein product: MTAAAVLLSAALLFAPGPYAVRRRLGLRPTRSVPVRSSGAHSDPLATASALDVFAACLSGGMSVSAAAAATAPSAPDRLAAVLRRAADLLALGADPDAAWSAQPGEDSHALARLARRSASSGSALAQGVAELAEQSRQDAGHAASAAAERASVLIAGPLGLCFLPAFVCLGIVPVVAGLAGDVFTSGLL